The Procambarus clarkii isolate CNS0578487 chromosome 24, FALCON_Pclarkii_2.0, whole genome shotgun sequence genome includes a region encoding these proteins:
- the LOC138368268 gene encoding involucrin-like produces the protein MVMQQEGASPMVIQQECASPMVIQQECASPMVMQQEGASPMVMQQEGASPMVMQQEGASPMVMQQEGASPMVIQQEGASPMVIQQECASPMVIQQECASPMVMQQEGASPMVMQQEGASPMVMQQEGASPMVMQQEGASPMVIQQEGASPMVIQQEGASPMVMQQEGASPMVMQQEGASPMVMQQEGASPMVMQQEGASPMVMQQEDASPMVMQQEGASPMVMQQEGASPMVMQQEDASPMVMLYYTRIYAQIDLKQ, from the coding sequence ATGGTAATGCAGCAAGAGGGTGCAAGTCCCATGGTAATACAGCAAGAGTGTGCAAGTCCCATGGTAATACAGCAAGAGTGTGCAAGTCCCATGGTAATGCAGCAAGAGGGTGCAAGTCCCATGGTAATGCAGCAAGAGGGTGCAAGTCCCATGGTAATGCAGCAAGAGGGTGCAAGTCCCATGGTAATGCAGCAAGAGGGTGCAAGTCCCATGGTAATACAGCAAGAGGGTGCAAGTCCCATGGTAATACAGCAAGAGTGTGCAAGTCCCATGGTAATACAGCAAGAGTGTGCAAGTCCCATGGTAATGCAGCAAGAGGGTGCAAGTCCCATGGTAATGCAGCAAGAGGGTGCAAGTCCCATGGTAATGCAGCAAGAGGGTGCAAGTCCCATGGTAATGCAGCAAGAGGGTGCAAGTCCCATGGTAATACAGCAAGAGGGTGCAAGTCCCATGGTAATACAGCAAGAGGGTGCAAGTCCCATGGTAATGCAGCAAGAGGGTGCAAGTCCCATGGTAATGCAGCAAGAGGGTGCAAGTCCCATGGTAATGCAGCAAGAGGGTGCAAGTCCCATGGTAATGCAGCAAGAGGGTGCAAGTCCCATGGTAATGCAGCAAGAGGATGCAAGTCCCATGGTAATGCAGCAAGAGGGTGCAAGTCCCATGGTAATGCAGCAAGAGGGTGCAAGTCCCATGGTAATGCAGCAAGAGGATGCAAGTCCCATGGTAATGCTGTACTATACACGAATATATGCACAAATTGACTTAAAACAATGA
- the LOC138368270 gene encoding 50 kDa spicule matrix protein-like, whose amino-acid sequence MPTCQLQLRPGVDVTQPGVDVTQLGVDVTQLGVDVTQPGVDVTQPGVDVTQPGVDVTQPGVDVTQPGVDVTQPGVDVTQPGVDVTQLGVDVTQPGVDVTQLGVDVTQLGVDVTQLGVDVTQPGVDVTQPDVDVTQPGVDVTQLGVDVTQLGVDVTQLGVDVTQPGVDVTQLGVDVTQPGVDVTQPGVDVTQLGVDVTQLGVDVTQPGVDVTQPGVDVTQLGVDVTQPGVDVTQPGVDVTQLGVDVTQPGVDVTQPGVDVTQLGVDVTQPGVDVTQPGVDVTPAGC is encoded by the exons ATGCCAACTTGTCAGCTACAGTTAAGG CCGGGTGTTGACGTGACTCAGCCGGGTGTTGACGTGACTCAGCTGGGTGTTGACGTGACTCAGCTGGGTGTTGACGTGACTCAGCCGGGTGTTGACGTGACCCAGCCGGGTGTTGACGTGACTCAGCCGGGTGTTGACGTGACTCAGCCGGGTGTTGACGTGACTCAGCCGGGTGTTGACGTGACTCAGCCGGGTGTTGACGTGACTCAGCCGGGTGTTGACGTGACTCAGCTGGGTGTTGACGTGACTCAGCCGGGTGTTGACGTGACTCAGCTGGGTGTTGACGTGACTCAGCTGGGTGTTGACGTGACTCAGCTGGGTGTTGACGTGACTCAGCCGGGTGTTGACGTGACTCAGCCGGATGTTGACGTGACTCAGCCGGGTGTTGACGTGACTCAGCTGGGTGTTGACGTGACTCAGCTGGGTGTTGACGTGACTCAGCTGGGTGTTGACGTGACCCAGCCGGGTGTCGACGTGACTCAGCTGGGTGTTGACGTGACTCAGCCGGGTGTTGACGTGACTCAGCCGGGTGTTGACGTGACTCAGCTGGGTGTTGACGTGACTCAGCTGGGTGTTGACGTGACTCAGCCGGGTGTTGACGTGACCCAGCCGGGTGTTGACGTGACTCAGCTGGGTGTTGACGTGACCCAGCCGGGTGTTGACGTGACTCAGCCGGGTGTTGACGTGACTCAGCTGGGTGTTGACGTGACTCAGCCGGGTGTTGACGTGACTCAGCCGGGTGTTGACGTGACTCAGCTGGGTGTTGACGTGACTCAGCCGGGTGTTGACGTGACCCAGCCGGGTGTTGACGTGACCCCAGCCGGGTGTTGA